From Danio rerio strain Tuebingen ecotype United States chromosome 7, GRCz12tu, whole genome shotgun sequence, the proteins below share one genomic window:
- the sltm gene encoding SAFB-like transcription modulator isoform X1 translates to MSSSAEVARCISHLDRTELHGQQISVDRVKTDPFKKDFSKKEAEEKAASIKISGEKRTPVGAKPSSKTPVSSKKEEKKSDKPFEKDSKDIKKQDSKSNKSDAPSNSGPEAAKKDDKKHGRKSPGNTVLNQPKGEQIFNKSRPPFRRGGRFEKPGPPNMMNRRPRWFGPPDEMEMMKKGRPMPNKGGNIEILPFEKIKEQRMRERMIRMERARRAVELRRRREVAERERRERERIRVMREREERENLMRERQRLEVERQKLERERMERERLERERIRIEQERRKEAERLAREREELRRQQEQLRYEQEKRNNLKRGRDVDQRRDDPYWNSAKKMATEPEGRISQGGDYNSRQQNRFNDFNARDRNRYPQSSAVQSNNFDRRNRFVNEADSKKNRPAPRREGSGFERYPKDFETVRRAEPPPPPRAELRDSDRREIRDRDERRQVSMPDRASGGRAPPPAIAHSRTPRDGSHAGWKNDGGMNTKQDVRPVQIRQERPGRDGPGPAMRGVSSASRGRSSFNSRDGRAVVMGEQSHFSSGRQVVVERHGRDQGPRKEWHGAGGSQSGGFTDNRRMGDSRPGMMASHSSHSSTGINRIVQITNVPMTGSSGGFKPFKGRF, encoded by the exons ATGTCGTCCAGTGCAGAAGTGGCCAGGTGCATCTCTCATTTGGACCGCACAGAACTCCATGGACAACAAATATCTGTGGACAGG GTGAAAACTGACCCATTTAAAAAGGACTTCTCAAAAAAAGAGGCAGAAGAAAAGGCGGCTTCCATTAAAATCTCTGGAGAAAAGCGCACTCCAGTTGGAGCAAAACCTTCCAGCAA gacTCCAGTTTCATCTAAGAAAGAGGAAAAGAAATCAGACAAACCCTTCGAGAAGGACAGCAAAGACATCAAAAAACAGGACTCCAAAAGCAACAAATCTGATGCACCTTCCAATTCTGGACCAGAGGCAGCAAAGAAAGATGACAAGAAACATGGAC GAAAGAGTCCAGGCAATACAGTGCTCAACCAACCTAAAGGAGAGCAAATCTTCAATAAATCTCGTCCTCCTTTTAGAAGGGGTGGGAGGTTTGAGAAG CCTGGTCCACCCAACATGATGAACAGACGCCCCAGATGGTTCGGACCACCTGATGAG ATGGAGATGATGAAGAAAGGGCGTCCCATGCCTAACAAAGGTGGCAATATTGAAATCCTGCCATTTGAGAAGATTAAGGAACAGCGAATGCGTGAGCGCATGATCAGGATGGAACGTGCTCGCAGGGCTGTGGAACTGCGCAG ACGACGCGAAGTAGCAGAGCGGGAGCGCAGAGAGCGAGAGCGTATTCGTGTTATGCGTGAGCGTGAAGAAAGGGAGAACCTAATGAGAGAACGTCAAAGGCTGGAAGTGGAAAGACAAAAACTAGAACGCGAGCGcatggagagagagagactggAACGGGAGCGGATTCGAATAGAGCAG GAGCGACGCAAGGAAGCAGAGCGTTTGGCTCGTGAACGCGAGGAACTAAGACGACAACAGGAACAGCTGCGTTACGAGCAGGAGAAACGAAACAACTTAAAGAGGGGACGTGATGTTGACCAGAG GAGGGACGATCCATACTGGAATAGTGCTAAAAAGATGGCAACTGAGCCAGAGGGCCGGATTAGTCAAGGTGGTGACTACAACAGCAGACAACAAAACCGTTTTAATGATTTCAACGCCAGAGACCGCAACCGGTACCCACAGTCCTCTGCTGTGCAGTCCAACAACTTTGATAG acgTAACCGCTTTGTTAACGAAGCTGATTCAAAGAAGAATCGACCCGCTCCACGTCGTGAAGGCTCTGGCTTTGAACGATATCCTAAAGACTTTGAAACTGTACGGAGAGCAGAACCACCGCCTCCACCTCGTGCAGAGCTCCGAGACAGTGATCGACGAGAGATTCGAGATCGTGATGAGCGCAGACAGGTGTCCATGCCTGATCGAGCATCTGGAGGCAGAGCACCACCTCCTGCCATTGCCCACTCCCGCACCCCCAGAGACGGCAGCCATGCTGGCTGGAAGAATGATGGAGGAATGAATACGAAGCAAGATGTCAG ACCAGTTCAGATACGTCAGGAACGTCCAGGGCGAGACGGTCCTGGACCTGCCATGAGAGGGGTGTCCTCAGCCAGCCGTGGCAGAAGCAGCTTCAACAGCCGAGATGGCAGAGCTGTGGTTATGGGAGAGCAG TCGCACTTTAGCAGTGGCAGGCAGGTGGTGGTAGAGAGACATGGACGTGATCAGGGCCCCAGGAAAGAATGGCACGGGGCTGGTGGTTCACAGAGCGGTGGATTCACAGATAACCGCCGGATGGGAGACAGTCGGCCTGGCATGATGGCTTCACACTCCAG TCATTCCTCCACTGGTATAAACAGAATTGTGCAGATCACTAATGTTCCGATGACCGGCAGCAGCGGAGGATTCAAGCCCTTTAAAGGAAGGTTCTAG
- the sltm gene encoding SAFB-like transcription modulator (The RefSeq protein has 3 substitutions compared to this genomic sequence) translates to MASGAISAETKKITDLRVVDLKSELKRRNLDVSGVKNTLIARLKQAIEDEGGDPDNIEITMSADTPTRKYGKSKGKKTELDTDTTMEEESFSKETEEEESEKDVTDTDDATRDISKTFSCEDGLAEPEVEAGVEPDLEAEAEVEPEPDPDAEIEAEREADPETPALEAMESEPAPEPLKEVEDDNISVTIQAEDAITLDVDGDDLLETGKHVKIPDSEADKCCEEPEATAEMGQETDSLTKVIEGHKDGKRDDGLKSDTAKKDSREASKKGETGDKEKDSGKKGPSSTGATGQAKSSSKDRDGKAAKDEKGSGSSSTSSTRNLWVSGLSSNTKAADLKNLFGKYGKVFSAKVVTNARSPGAKCYGLVTMSSSAEVARCISHLDRTELHGQQISVDRVKTDPFKKDFSKKEAEEKAASIKISGEKRTPVGAKPSSKTPVSSKKEEKKSDKPFEKDSKDIKKQDSKSNKSDAPSNSGPEAAKKDDKKHGRKSPGNTVLNQPKGEQIFNKSRPPFRRGGRFEKPGPPNMMNRRPRWFGPPDEMEMMKKGRPMPNKGGNIEILPFEKIKEQRMRERMIRMERARRAVELRRRREVAERERRERERIRVMREREERENLMRERQRLEVERQKLERERMERERLERERIRIEQERRKEAERLAREREELRRQQEQLRYEQEKRNNLKRGRDVDQRRDDPYWNSAKKMATEPEGRISQGGDYNSRQQNRFNDFNARDRNRYPQSSAVQSNNFDRRNRFVNEADSKKNRPAPRREGSGFERYPKDFETVRRAEQPPPPRAELRDSDRREIRDRDERRQVSMPDRASGGRAPPPAIAHSRTPRDGSHAGWKNDGGMNTKQDVRPVQIRQERPGRDGPGPAMRGVSSASRGRSSFNSRDGRAVVMGEQSHFSSGRQVVVERHGRDQGPRKEWHGAGGSQSGGFTDNRRMGDSRPGMMASHSSHSSTGINRIVQITNVPMTGSSGGFKPFKGRF, encoded by the exons ATGGCGTCGGGGGCCATTTCAGCGGAGACTAAGAAGATTACAGATTTACGTGTTGTGGACCTCAAATCAGAGCTCAAACGAAGAAATTTGGATGTGAGCGGGGTGAAAAACACACTGATCGCAAGACTGAAGCAG GCCATAGAAGATGAAGGTGGTGATCCAGACAACATTGAGATCACCATGTCAGCTGACACACCCACCAGAAAATACGGCAAGTCTAAAG GAAAAAAGACAGAGCTGGACACTGATACCACCATGGAGGAGGAGTCCTTCTCTAAG GAGACTGAGGAAGAGGAATCTGAAAAAG ATGTAACTGATACTGATGATGCTACTCGTGACATTTCTAAAACCTTCTCCTGCGAAGACGGCCTTGCGGAGACTGAGGTTGAGGCAGGAGTGGAGCCTGATCTTGAGGCTGAGGCAGAAGTGGAGCCCGAGCCTGATCCTGATGCAGAGATTGAGGCAGAGCGAGAAGCTGATCCTGAAACCCCAGCGCTGGAGGCCATGGAGAGTGAGCCTGCTCCTGAACCCCTGAAAGAAGTTGAGGATGACAATATATCTGTCACCATCCAGGCTGAAGATGCCATCACACTAGATGTGGATGGCGACGACCTCCTGGAAACAGGTAAACATGTGAAAATTCCAGATTCTGAGGCAGACAAGTGCTGCGAAGAGCCTGAGGCCACTGCTGAGATGGGGCAGGAGACAGACTCTCTGACTGAAGTAATAGAAGGCCACAAGGATGGTAAGAGAGATGACGGGCTGAAGTCTGACACCGCCAAGAAGGACAGCAGAGAGGCCTCGAAGAAAGGAGAAACGGGAGACAAGGAAAAGGATTCTGGGAAGAAAGGCCCCTCTTCAACTGGGGCAACAGGTCAAGCAAAGAG CTCTTCAAAAGACAGAGATGGAAAGGCTGCGAAAGATGAAAAAG GAAGTGGCAGCAGCAGTACCAGCTCTACTCGCAATCTGTGGGTGAGTGGCCTATCATCCAACACCAAAGCAGCTGATCTCAAGAACCTCTTTGGCAAATATGGAAAG GTTTTTAGTGCCAAAGTGGTCACCAATGCTCGTAGCCCAGGAGCTAAATGTTATGGATTAGTTACCATGTCGTCCAGTGCAGAAGTGGCCAGGTGCATCTCTCATTTGGACCGCACAGAACTCCATGGACAACAAATATCTGTGGACAGG GTGAAAACTGACCCATTTAAAAAGGACTTCTCAAAAAAAGAGGCAGAAGAAAAGGCGGCTTCCATTAAAATCTCTGGAGAAAAGCGCACTCCAGTTGGAGCAAAACCTTCCAGCAA gacTCCAGTTTCATCTAAGAAAGAGGAAAAGAAATCAGACAAACCCTTCGAGAAGGACAGCAAAGACATCAAAAAACAGGACTCCAAAAGCAACAAATCTGATGCACCTTCCAATTCTGGACCAGAGGCAGCAAAGAAAGATGACAAGAAACATGGAC GAAAGAGTCCAGGCAATACAGTGCTCAACCAACCTAAAGGAGAGCAAATCTTCAATAAATCTCGTCCTCCTTTTAGAAGGGGTGGGAGGTTTGAGAAG CCTGGTCCACCCAACATGATGAACAGACGCCCCAGATGGTTCGGACCACCTGATGAG ATGGAGATGATGAAGAAAGGGCGTCCCATGCCTAACAAAGGTGGCAATATTGAAATCCTGCCATTTGAGAAGATTAAGGAACAGCGAATGCGTGAGCGCATGATCAGGATGGAACGTGCTCGCAGGGCTGTGGAACTGCGCAG ACGACGCGAAGTAGCAGAGCGGGAGCGCAGAGAGCGAGAGCGTATTCGTGTTATGCGTGAGCGTGAAGAAAGGGAGAACCTAATGAGAGAACGTCAAAGGCTGGAAGTGGAAAGACAAAAACTAGAACGCGAGCGcatggagagagagagactggAACGGGAGCGGATTCGAATAGAGCAG GAGCGACGCAAGGAAGCAGAGCGTTTGGCTCGTGAACGCGAGGAACTAAGACGACAACAGGAACAGCTGCGTTACGAGCAGGAGAAACGAAACAACTTAAAGAGGGGACGTGATGTTGACCAGAG GAGGGACGATCCATACTGGAATAGTGCTAAAAAGATGGCAACTGAGCCAGAGGGCCGGATTAGTCAAGGTGGTGACTACAACAGCAGACAACAAAACCGTTTTAATGATTTCAACGCCAGAGACCGCAACCGGTACCCACAGTCCTCTGCTGTGCAGTCCAACAACTTTGATAG acgTAACCGCTTTGTTAACGAAGCTGATTCAAAGAAGAATCGACCCGCTCCACGTCGTGAAGGCTCTGGCTTTGAACGATATCCTAAAGACTTTGAAACTGTACGGAGAGCAGAACCACCGCCTCCACCTCGTGCAGAGCTCCGAGACAGTGATCGACGAGAGATTCGAGATCGTGATGAGCGCAGACAGGTGTCCATGCCTGATCGAGCATCTGGAGGCAGAGCACCACCTCCTGCCATTGCCCACTCCCGCACCCCCAGAGACGGCAGCCATGCTGGCTGGAAGAATGATGGAGGAATGAATACGAAGCAAGATGTCAG ACCAGTTCAGATACGTCAGGAACGTCCAGGGCGAGACGGTCCTGGACCTGCCATGAGAGGGGTGTCCTCAGCCAGCCGTGGCAGAAGCAGCTTCAACAGCCGAGATGGCAGAGCTGTGGTTATGGGAGAGCAG TCGCACTTTAGCAGTGGCAGGCAGGTGGTGGTAGAGAGACATGGACGTGATCAGGGCCCCAGGAAAGAATGGCACGGGGCTGGTGGTTCACAGAGCGGTGGATTCACAGATAACCGCCGGATGGGAGACAGTCGGCCTGGCATGATGGCTTCACACTCCAG TCATTCCTCCACTGGTATAAACAGAATTGTGCAGATCACTAATGTTCCGATGACCGGCAGCAGCGGAGGATTCAAGCCCTTTAAAGGAAGGTTCTAG